Proteins from a genomic interval of Zingiber officinale cultivar Zhangliang chromosome 1B, Zo_v1.1, whole genome shotgun sequence:
- the LOC122042342 gene encoding uncharacterized protein ycf23-like: protein MILFLQICVSSVDPLAFPSAVEAGAQMVEIGNYDSFYEMGIQFSPEQILKLTRETRRILPSITLSVTVPHMLSLPDQVKLAELLEQEGADIIQTEGGKYSSPSKPGVLGLIEKATPTLAAAYSISRAVQIPVMCSSGLSAVTAPMALTAGAAGVVCVLLLSNLIIICY, encoded by the exons ATGATCTTGTTCTTGCAGATTTGTGTTTCCTCTGTGGACCCTTTGGCATTTCCttctgcagtggaagcaggtgcCCAAATG GTGGAAATTGGAAATTATGATTCTTTCTACGAGATGGGAATTCAGTTTTCCCCTGAACAG ATTCTAAAGCTCACTAGAGAAACTAGAAGGATTCTTCCATCCATTACACTGTCTGTAACCGTGCCACACATGCTTAGTCTCCCTGATCAG GTGAAGCTAGCAGAGTTGCTGGAACAGGAAGGTGCTGATATAATCCAAACTGAAGGAGGGAAATACTCAAGTCCATCAAAACCTGGTGTCCTTGGTTTGATCGAGAAG GCCACACCAACGCTAGCAGCTGCATACTCCATTTCCCGAGCAGTTCAGATTCCAGTTATGTGCTCATCTGGATTAAGCGCTGTCACTGCACCTATGGCTTTAACAGCAGGAGCAGCTGGTGTGGTATGCGTTCTTTTGctttctaatctaatcattatctgctactag